The genomic DNA tttatgttcaacaactccctgatgtgcttccttaagttggttggagaggcccaagggtcatagtgattttgattgcttttttccaacccggctccttcgggaagctcaacagggaaagcctgacactttgttttcatgtgttttgtttgtttattctgtttctctgttatcacttgtattgttttgcaaatgccgaataaataataataataataataataatgtgacatcatacactgtggtagtcttctcatccagcagtgattgagcagacatttaaaaaattcataacttgtgaacggattgtccaattttccccaaactttcactgatgtgttctaataatatttcTCCATTTACTCAttccacatgtacatgaaggtgaacttgtcctttgagtAATTGGTTTCTTGTCCATCCACAGGTGGCAGTGATGTTGGCTCGCAGCAGCCTGCAAACAATGGCGGCAAGTGGAAGAAGTACTTCCTGGAGGCAATGTGTCTGAGAGATGGTGTGGAAACCGAGAAGAAGGTGAGAATATGAACTCTGTCATTAAAGAAAGGGATATTTCCAATCCTGGAAGAGCAATGCAAACATTCATAACAATGCAGCTAGATTTTTGGCTACTCATGAAAAGCACTTCTAAGCCATCTCAACATTTCTACCCCCAACATTTCAATAGTAAACCTGCTTCACTGACGTAGACAAGTCTTTAAGAACACCAGAGAGGGTCTGGTTGCAAGAATTTTTTTgttgctgaacttttttttttttttaatgatattgagGTCTTTCAGTGTAGACAACATAATATCTTTGGGCTGGTTTTCCATATTGATTGAATACGTCATTGTCAATAGAAATTCTCCGCTCATCGGATATCACAACAAATATACATAGATTATGTTACAAGTACACCCAAAGATATTGCACAAAGTGCAACTGGAAAGGAAAACACATTaaaggttctgtttacctttgggagcagggatttaaaaaatattcaagatatcacttttgatacaTATGTGTGGGTCAgtcgtatcacaaaacatcctaccatatacaagattgcaataaagcctaaattatagagagatatcactatttttctcattaagcCATAACTGTAGTcagtttaatctggaaacatgtTTATTgtaagtattgttcacattttgtgtatttaacaatacttaacatcgattatactgattcaaatttttacattggttgtttctatccctaactcacattttagaactattttgaagcactaatgctgggttttcgtttcatctgcaaatggtaaattatgcctttaacataaAATATCACATACATAACAATGTAATACactatatttgtgtgtgtatgtgtttgtgtgtttaataTAAATGCAGGAATTGCTTGAGAAGATCTCCAAGCTTGAAGAGCTGTGCTCCAAGCGAGAGCGAGCCATCCAGTCCACCAAGATGATCGTCAAGTTCCGGGACAGCACAGTGGCTCTCCTTGAGAAGAACAAGGGCAAGGCTACCCCACAGGATGACAGGGACAAAATAAATGTAAGACCTGACTTTTGAACCTCTGACCTGACTCTGTCAGAATTCTAGCACACCCCTTCATTGGAATATTGACTCCATATAACGCTGTGCTCAGTGTTTTACTTACATCCATCCAAAACTTGCAAATGTCTATTTTACTGTGGACAACATATTATTTTCAAGGTAGCtgttatctttttgtttttttattaacaATACCAACTTACTTTGATGGGCCTcatgcatttgcatttttaGTTTATGTGCAATTGTACACGATTTACTGTAAAATAAGaaacatttgcagcatgaagTTTTAGCGAAATGGAGGTGACaaccttttttgcagcatgaaacttttgctaATTCgcaactggcattcaatgcattgtgtagacaaaaacttttgtttgcattttactTTCTCGAATCTTATCTCGCgaatttcaagaaaattttaTTCACATGAacgtttctggttttacagtattccagTTGAACAGTTTCTTGAGAACATTTTACTTGTTATGCCAGGAGGCCGGTTTTGATACGGATAGGGAGTGGAACATAATTTTGGTTGTAATTAAAATGACTTATTAAAATGAGGCCAGTTGCACCACAAAGGGGCCAGAATTCCTTACTCTAAGTGATTTAGTGCCATACAATCAAATACTTCAATAACTGATAAATCGATGAATGATTTTGAACCTCTCTCttattcgtgtgtgtgtgtgtatcggTGAGAAGGTGAGAATCTTTGTCAAATTCACATAATGGACTACATAATGGACTGACTGCACACATTATCTGTTATCAAAGCACAGTCTGAGGAGGGCAAGGGACACAgaacaatcaaaacaaatggGATGGGCTAGAGATCGAAGGTGGGCAGCTAAACAGGTAAGGAAGGGGATTAAAAGCAAGGGGAtgaacagacaaaaggcagagttGGGCCAGTGATTAACCGAAGGgtgatgaagggggggggggtgggcaacCTGCAAAGGATAAAGATGAATaaggaggcaacatcaaacaagatattAAAGgaacaacagaagaaaaaaagaataggaaACGAGTGAAATCAAAAGGGGCCTTGGCTTTCCATCCccgcagaatctttgtcagaggcaagATGACAAACATTTAGGGAAAGCATTTAGATAATATATGGACTACACACAACAAGCACAGTCTGAGGAGGGCTAGGGACACACTAAAGAGGTGGGCTAGAAGTCAAAGGGGGATTAAAAGCaagagggtggacagacaaaaggcagaggtggGCCAGTGATGATCCCAAGGATCATAGGGGGCAACCTGTTACGGATAAAGATGAATAGGgaggaaacatcaaacaagataaggatCAATAGAAGGATAAAGAATAGGAgaagagtgaaatagcaacagcatgtGTGaaggggggaggagaggggaggggggaggagaggggaggggggttgggAGGCTTACAAGCAGAGAgcccagggaataattttcaaaaaaaaaaatgtatagcaaAACTGCTATACAAAATAATTTTTGCATAGCAGTTGGATAAAATTGTGTAGCAGTTCACCCACCCCCCTCCCCGAGTAATCGCAATGCAAATTTAAAACACACAATGACAACATgaacgtacattgtacatgtatgaccaTTTTCATGTGGGTGTACTACACTTACATTTAGTCGTCAAGTGGGTATGGCCGCTTGCTGCTACCACTATAGGGTTGAACATTTAGCTTGCGAGGAGTGCTGAAGAACCTCTTGACAGCACATTGTGGATCATAGTCAATGGAAGATGGTCCCTCGATGCTGATCCTCATGAGATGATCCAGAGTTTGAGCACTTAATCTGCATCTCCAGTCCGTCTTAATTCGGCGCATTGTACTGAATCCTCTCTCCACTTTGGCATTGCTGATGGGAAACGTGAGTAAGACCCTGATGAGAAGACCAAGGTTGGGGTACTTGCTCATTGAAACCGTGACAAATGCTCTCCAAACATCAGAACTTTGCAAGTCCATCAGAAATGAATTCCAGTATGACTTGAAGGAGTTCCATTCTGTCTGGATGGACTCTGGCTGGACTTCCTGAAGCAACCCCTTAAAGTGCTCATACACTGTGTTAAGCTCCTTGTGACCAAACTGATCGAGAGAAGGCTTATCCCTTGGCCAGGTATTAGTGTCCAACACTTTGAATGCTTGAAAAAGCTGTGAATTGAAGTCAGAGAATCTTGCATCAACACACTCTTTGATCTTCTTCACATGTGTCTTTCTAGAGTTCTGGAAAGCAGTCAAAACTTCCCTCCTCACATTGGTCAGCTTGACATTCTTGTATTCCACTTCAGCCATGCCATCTTCAAAAGTGACGTCACAGAGGAACTTTGAGAGTTCTGATACGTGATCTTCTGTGTCCTCGTGCTCTGATTCAAGATTTTGCATGGAGGCATGGAATGATTCAAGACTGGCCATGGCAAACATAAGGTCCACAGACTCTCCCTGAAGGTTGCAGGAAATGTGCTGCTAAAGGCTgcaacagaacaaaaaacagCAGCATGTGAAgcacaaacttgaaacttgtcAGAACCTTCAGGTATCCATGAAATCTTGCGCTATCTGCTGCAGATGATTCACTGGCCATGGATTCAAGATGGGCAACAATGACTGGATATGACCGCATAAGGGAGGCAAGTGCCTTGGACTTGTGCTGTAGCCATCTCGTCCCATGAGCCTTCTCTGGCTTAGTTACAACGTCCTCCATGACTTCTCCCAAAGTCCTCAACTCTCGCAGACGTTTTGGGCTCTTCTCATACGCATAATACAACGACATAAGCATGTCACTGATCTCATTCATGTATGTGTCCTCAAAGGCATTTTTAGCTGCCAGTTCCAGCCTGTGATTGAGACAGTGCATCCCAATTAACCATGGCATTTCATCATTCCGTAGAAGAGCAACCAAACCTTTTTTCGCTCCCATGTTTACTGCGGCACCATCAGCGCAAACACAGATCAACTTTCCCTTCAGTGACATATCTACATCAGTGAATATTTCATCCAGCCCGTCTTTCAAGCCTTGTGCTGTAGCTTGCCTAACATCAGTAAGGCAAAAAAAGTTTGACTGGACCTCACCAGttttttcattcacaaaatgaaCATAGACAAGTTCTTTCTCAGTCACACTGGCATCAGTAGAACCATCAACCATGATGGAAAAGTACTTGGCTTCCTTTAAAGCCGTGAGCATTTCACTCTTCATTGTCTCACCAATGACGCCAATAAACTCACTGCATTTGGcttcgtgtgtgtatgtattgccTAATGGAACTCCATGTTTCTTCTCCAACTCGACAAAAACAGGGTACTTTGTAAAAGGCAGTTCTTCCTTGGCGATAGCATATGCAATGTCAAAGAGTTTACTCACTCGTTTCTCTTCTTCACTTGATGCTCCAGACAATGCTTTTCCAATTGGTGTTGTCTTGAAGATTGCATCGAGCGTCAGTTTAGGCCTCAAGTGAAGAGCGATTGCTTTCCTATGCATTTCACTGCGGGAATGTTTCACAACATTATCCTTTTTCAGGGCCGATCCTGTCACTCCATTGATAAATGCCTGGTTAAAATTACGTAGCGATCTGAGCCTCGCTTGATGTTGCACACAAATCTTGCACCTAATGCAGTTCAGTTTCCCAGCACTCTCTTCATACTCAATCCATTCCCTGTTCTGGTCAATCTCCTTAATCCATCCTTCCACAGTAATTACACGAATAGACGACATGTTTGCAAATAATTCCAGTTATTCCACATGAATGAATCATTGAAGTCACATACGCTACAGGTAAGTACCGGTCGGTAGGCCTACGTTATTTAAATCACAACACAGCACTGACAGCTAGCTAGCTCTAGCTAGCTGCGCACGTGCGAGGATATTTTGGTTGACCTGCACCACCACGTGTACTGTCACCTTGCATTGTGTGCTGCCTGCGTTGCATGCACAGTCAGCATGCTTTTAGGTGATTGAGCTCTGCCAGCGTGCCATGTGCATGTactactgtgtgtgtgtgtgtgtgtgcagggaggtgggaagagagtctctcctcacctccctggtgtgtgtgtgtgtgtgtgtgtgtatccgTATGTTATGTGTTAGGTCAGAAGGCGTTAGAAgttgatgtaggcctacgaTCGCGCAGTGCTGGAAgctgtctcacctccctgggtTGGAGCAATACGTGTGCATTTCACAGCTGGCTTTATACGTGTTATGGGGCTAGCGATCGCAATGCGGGGCCCACCAACTCATACTACAGGGTGTGAATCAATTCGCCCATAAACATGTATGTGTCCGTTTGTATCGCAGCAGCTGCGATTCATAAAAAAAGATGCATAGCAAATGGCTGAAAATGCATCGCAAATTGCGATGCGATACcgggaaaattattccctggagCCCTAAACCTTGTGAACAAAGACGTggcaaaaatgaatgtgaacGCCAACCAACAAACTGTGTCAGTGAGAAGGCTGATATGCATGGGTAAAGAAAGTGAGCAATACTGAATCAGAATGATCTCTTTCCCGAATGATTGCAGGAGAATTTGAAGAAGGAGGTGAGTCAACTCCGAGAGCAGCTGGACCACAATCCGATCATCATGAGATACGCGATGGAGAACCAGTCTCTGCGGGGACAGCTCAAGAAGATGCAGGCCCTCGAGTCTGTCAGGGCTGGCCGAGAGATCACTGCGTCCAAGGCTCAGGACCTGGAGAAGCTATTCATGGAACTCAGGGAAAGTAAGAATTCTGTGACAATGGTGTAGACAGAGATGCATAAAATTCCTTGAATACTCAAGTTTCTTGTTGGGATTGACCAAGCTAAAGCAGCAAAGCAGGCAAatgtatgaaacaaataattaggTCACTATATAGGATGAATCTTGAAATAGTCCCTCTTGATACCATTCAGGTCCTGTGtgtctgaaaaaacaaaacaaaaaacagttgATCTTTGGAAAGGAAGTTTTTGTGTAAGAGATTTGTAACAAATGTAAAGTCTTTGCATTCATAGTACTATGAATCTTAGAATATGATGCTCTCagtaaatgttgttgtttttttgcatcAGCATCAATAAGGTGAATTACACATTGCTTGACAGTGAAAGATTATATCATTCACTTAAGACTTCTTTCAGTGTTACATCACAAGAGATTAATAATTGATTTTATAAAATTGATATTGCTATCCTGATGATGTCAATGGGTGAATAGTATTCAAGACTAGAGCCCAAGTGTGTCAAATTCCTGGAACTTactgtttggtttctttttgcCACcccctaacaaaaaaaaaaaatgtcttacaCTGAAAAATTGAGTGCAAAGTGCTATCTCTTTTGAGATCAAATCCTTGCAAGTTTGAGCCTGATGTGTTTTTTATGCTGCTGCTCATGAACTCCTAGGTCTTCCCAAGGGAGGTGAAATAATTGTCACTCCAAACAGCACCCCAGTGGATGGCGATAACATTCCTACATCTACCGTCGTCATCCTGAAGTCCCAGA from Diadema setosum chromosome 9, eeDiaSeto1, whole genome shotgun sequence includes the following:
- the LOC140233540 gene encoding zinc finger protein 862-like, whose product is MFAMASLESFHASMQNLESEHEDTEDHVSELSKFLCDVTFEDGMAEVEYKNVKLTNVRREVLTAFQNSRKTHVKKIKECVDARFSDFNSQLFQAFKVLDTNTWPRDKPSLDQFGHKELNTVYEHFKGLLQEVQPESIQTEWNSFKSYWNSFLMDLQSSDVWRAFVTVSMSKYPNLGLLIRVLLTFPISNAKVERGFSTMRRIKTDWRCRLSAQTLDHLMRISIEGPSSIDYDPQCAVKRFFSTPRKLNVQPYSGSSKRPYPLDD